Within Dehalococcoidia bacterium, the genomic segment AAGAAGCGAAACATCTCCATCCTGCCAATCAATTCGACGATCAGAAGCCTGTTGCAAAATACCTGCAATCCGAGCATGGGCATACTGGACATAGAAAACAGGGTTTTCGCTCGATTCACGCTTGGCTAGCTCTAAATCAAATTCCATCTGGCTTTCAGCAGCTCTTGCTAAAAAGAAATACCGGCATGCATCCGGACCAACCTCTTCTACTAAATCTGCCAAAGTAACTATCTGGCCAGTACGCTTAGAGGCCCGGACAATATCACCTCCACTCTTAAGCGTAACAAGCTGAGCAATAAGAATCGTCAATCGTTCAGGATCAAGTTCCAATGCTTTCATGACAGCCTTCATTCTTGGAACATGCCCCTGATGGTCTGCGCCCCATATATTTATAACTTGGTTAAAATCACGTCCTATAAATTTATCTCTGTGATACGCAATGTCCGAGGCGAAATATGTTGGGGCACCGGAGGTTCTTACAATAACATTATCTTTTTCATCACCCAGAGCAGTCGAAGTAAACCATTCAGCTCCGTCGTGGATCTCAGTTAATCCACGCCCCCTAAGATAATTGATTGCTGCCTCGTACTTCCCGTCCTCATAAAGAGTTTTTTCTCGAAACCAAACATCGAAATTAACCCCGATGCGCTCTAGATCCACTCCTATCACCTGAAGCATCAAATTCAGTGCTTCCTCACCTAATTCAGCGATTGCCTTCTGCTCATCCATCTTTAAGAATTTATCTTCGTATTTTTCAGCAAGCTTTTCACCTAGCTCAACAAGATAAGCACCTTGGTATCCATTCTCGGGAATACCAATATCCGTACGTCCTCTTGCCTGTGCATAGCGAGCAAAAGTTGAGCTATAAAATAGTTCCATCTGTGTACCCGCATCGTTCACGTAATACTCACGAGTTACATCAAATCCAGCAGCGCTCAGAGCATTTGCGAGTGCACTTCCAAGTACTGCCCCACGAGCATGTCCCACATGCACTGGCCCTGTTGGGTTAACTGAAACAAATTCAACCTGTACCGAACGACCTTTACCCGTATCGGTATTCCCAAATACCTCTGCTTGGTCGCGAATTTTTTCTACCTGTTCCTGAAGCCAATCAGAGCTAAGCTTGAAATTAATAAAACCCGGGGGCGC encodes:
- the argS gene encoding arginine--tRNA ligase; the encoded protein is MLVRDTIATRLKDAIHKAQNQSLIQSDLEIPGTGLVERPQKSENGDFASSFPLRVAKSVKKPPLEIAQIIADSFEIGGCVGAVFVAPPGFINFKLSSDWLQEQVEKIRDQAEVFGNTDTGKGRSVQVEFVSVNPTGPVHVGHARGAVLGSALANALSAAGFDVTREYYVNDAGTQMELFYSSTFARYAQARGRTDIGIPENGYQGAYLVELGEKLAEKYEDKFLKMDEQKAIAELGEEALNLMLQVIGVDLERIGVNFDVWFREKTLYEDGKYEAAINYLRGRGLTEIHDGAEWFTSTALGDEKDNVIVRTSGAPTYFASDIAYHRDKFIGRDFNQVINIWGADHQGHVPRMKAVMKALELDPERLTILIAQLVTLKSGGDIVRASKRTGQIVTLADLVEEVGPDACRYFFLARAAESQMEFDLELAKRESSENPVFYVQYAHARIAGILQQASDRRIDWQDGDVSLLQDDAELQLLKKMLQLPEIIDTIAITLAPHALPHYSIELATAFHGFYDHCRVLSSDPDDEPMMKARLKLVESAKIALSRTLQIMGMNAPETM